A stretch of DNA from Cupriavidus taiwanensis:
GCCACGTGCGCCGGAACCTCTAAGGCATCGAGAATCCGGCCCAGCTCGGCGTTGTGGGCCACGACAGTGGAATTGATCAGTTCCGCCAGCTGCCCGGTCATCTGCGAGAGGGTCGCCGCGACGTCGGCGCGTACGTAGGCAACGGCGCCTGGTGTCGGCGACAGGCTGACTCCATCACCGCCGACATAGATTCGCTCCGCAGCCGGGTTCTCGTCGGCTGGCGTCGCGTCGATCGCCACGTTCAGGCAATGCGCGATCCAGCGTGCCGCGGCGACCTTCCTCTCCAACGTGTCGAACTCCCCGTGCACCAGAAGCCTGACGTCGGGCAACAGGCGGGCGTGCACGACGTCGCCGTGCTCATCCGGTAGCCAGTGGCCGGTGGTCAGGCTTTCCATTGCTCAGTGGCCGCAGGGCGGCGCTTCGCCGGCCGTCGCAGGAGCGCCGCAGCCGAGGCAAGTCCTCTCGGGCTCGACGGCCGGCTCATCGGGCAGCGACAGGTCCGGGTTGGTCCAGCCGCTCAGGTCAGGTTTGTGATCCATGTTTCTCCGTGTGCGTATTGCACATGTGTTAGCCGATATGGCGAAAAATGAAGGCGAAAGTCAGCAGAGCCAGCACCAGGCCGTAGGCGCCGCCAGCGAGGAACGCTCTGGCGTCGTCGCTCACAGGTAGCCCCTCGACTCCATCCAGCGATCTTCACGTACCGCGTCCGCGTGTTCGCACTTGTAGTACTCCTCGCGGTCTCGCCAGGCACGCAAGGCGGCGTCAGCCAGCGCTTCCTCGTCCAGTTCATCGGCGGCAACCGGCTCGTCGGGATATGCCTGTTTGACGATCTCCACCTTGGTGACCGAAAACGATTCGGGCTCGGGCGGCGAGGCATTGCCGGAATAGCCGGCATAGTGGTAGCCAAGGACGTCGACCGTGTGGCCGTCGAAGTCGAAGGTCAGGTGGGTTAGGTTCATGATGGGTCCTTGGTTGCGAGCGCGGCATCGATGGCTTCGTCCAGGCGCTGGCCGCTTGGGCAATCGAAACCCAGCTTGACCGATTCTTTTGGGCGACAGACGACAGCCATATCGGCTGTGTTCCAGTGCTGTTCTCGCAGCCACCGATACCGAGACGCATCGGTCTCAATGGCGGTGATCTTCGGATGCTTTTCCAGCGAGTCGGCGGCCGGGTCCAGTAGTTCATTGCGCGGATCCAGCACGACGGCCATGCCGAAAATCACGCGGAAGATGCTGCCCTTGTCGGCTGCGTCGAGCAGCTTCCCGAGCACAGCCTTGCACTGCTCCGCGTCGTCGCGGTCGAACCAGGTCTCGCCCTCGTCTTCCTCATCGTCATCACTGGCGGGCATGTAGCCCTTCTCCAGATCGCCAAGGATGCGGGACACGTCCAGCGCGGCCTCCATGTCGGCTTCCGATGCTCGTGCCATCTTCATTTGGACACCCCCTTTTCGGCCCGCAGTCGTGGAACGTTCGGATATATACGCATGAGCTTCTCGACCTCGCAGCACAAGTTCTGCACCACAGCTATCGGGTCGAAATCCCCTTTCAGTGCGTAGATGTCGCCTTCGCAGATGCAGGCGCGCTCACCTTTGCTCGCCTCGTTCGACAGAGCATGGTTCGGCTGCAGCGGCTCGATCGTTCCGTCGCGATAGACGGAATGGCTTTGAACGAAAGCGCGCAAGAAGCAATCGCGCAGGTCGCGGAACGTGATGCCTCGAATCTCCGTTGAGCCTCGCTCGCCAGTGACCGTGTGCGGCTGGCCAGAGTAGGGGCGATTGCGGCTCATGCTGTGATCGTGAGTGCCGCATACCTCGTCGAGGATGCCGGCCAGTTGGTTTGCGAAATCAGCCATCTATCCTCTCCTCAAAACGGCAGCCGCGTCTGCCCGCGCTGCGCCATGGTTACCAGCGTGCGGAGCAGGGCAACGCCTTCCGCGATGAGTGCCGCCAGCGATTCGGGCTGCTCCGGCTCGGACGCCACCGGCGGCTGGGCCTCCTCGACAGCCGGCGCACGCTCATCCAGCCAGGCGCGCGGCACGTAGTACACCGGCTGCTCGGCCGGCTCGGCGATGTTCTCCAGCGGCACGCCGGCGGCCATGCACTGCTGCAGCTCGGCGGCCTTGTCGTGCGGAGAGGGCAGGCCAAGACGTTTCAGCGCTTCGCTCGGCGGCACGTGAGAATCGCCGCCCTTGCGCGCCACGACTCGCGGGCCGGTCGCCGGCCCCTTGCGCCAAACCATGACAGCCACGCGGCGCTGGCCGGCGGCTCCGTCGTAGGTCTTTTCGCCAGGGGCGTGGCAAATGCCGTTCCCTTCCAGGTGGCGCAAGGCGTTCGTGATCATGGCTGGCTTATGCTCCGGCATCCGGGTGGCAAGCATGCGCACGTTGAAGCTGTCGGGCATCGCTTCGAAGTGATCCCGCATCAGGGCGCGCGCGCATTCGATGTACTGCGGCTGTCTTCTTTCCATGGCTGAGGGCTCCGGGTTAGGCGGCTTGCTGGCGGAGGACATGCTCGTTCTCTTGCACGCGGGCGGCGAAAGCCATCAACTGCGGCTCCATCTTCTCGATGAAGGCGTCGTCTCGCATCACGCGGCGGTAGTAGAGTTCCTTGCCGACGTTCTTGAGCTGGGGCGCGTACATGATGAAGTCGCACCACTTCCTGCCCGTCAGCCACATGCCGCCCTGAATCTGGTGGATGTAGTCGGACAGATCGCCGGTGCGCCACATCTCCAGCACGCCGATCGCGCTCACCAGCGACTTGATTTCGATGAGGCCGTCGTCCTCGATGAGGCCGTCCGTCGAGTAGCCGAACAGGCGGTCATCGGTCAGCACGACACCAGACTCGCTAGCCAGGTTGCCGGTGCGGGCCTCGTACGCCATGCGCGCGGCGGGCTCCAGTTCTTGCCCACGCTTCATCTGCCACGAGTTGAAGCCTTCCTCGCACGGCTCCTCGCTGATCCTTTCAATTGCCACCTGGGCGGCGTAGAGCGTCGATTTCGCGGACGGCGCACCGCTCTTAAGGCAGTCCACCGCATCTCGGAACTTGCTGGCGGTGATCACGCCAGCCCTCGCGCTCAGCCATTCCGGCGAGCCCTGCACACAGTTGATCAGAATCATTGCTCGCTCCCTGCGGCATCCATTGCCGCGACAAATTCATTGTCAACCGGCGTCGGCTCGGCCTGCGTCTTCGTGGCCGGCTGCGCTTCCACTGTGCGCGCCTCTTCGGCGGCTGCGGCGGCGGCTCGCAGCGCGGTGCGGTGGTCTTGGACGACCTTCTTCAGACGCGCATGGTCCTGCGGCTGCTTGGAAAGGCGCCCGTTGTTTGCTTTCCAATAGGCGAGGGCATCGGCGTCCGTCTTGGTAGCAAGGGCTTCTGCAATCATTGGAGTGACGTCGTTCCAGTCCTCAGCCTTCACTGCCGGCGAGTTGTCAAAGGACAGTCCTTCGCCGCCATCGGTGTTCAAGTGGTGGATGGCCTGCTCCAGCCGGTCAGTTTTCGGCCAGAGCTTGTAGGCGCGCTTGATGACGGTCTTCTTCGTCATCTCGCCCGGATCGCTCTTCCACGGGCCTTTCTGGCCGCGCTTCCACGATTCGGAGCGATCACGGATAGCATTCACTTCGTCAATGCTCATGGTCGTGGTGAGGTAGTCGCCATCGGCCGTCTTGACGACGACATAGACGCCAACCACCGGGCCGCGGTCTTTCGCAAACGGGTTGCGGTTGTGCGTCGGCGGCTGATCAAAGCCATTCAGCGAGAAGGCGTCGGACTCATGCACGAGCTCAGCCTGCCCCCAGCGAAGCGAGCCCGACGAGATGGCCAAGTCCAACAGCCCCATATAGCTGATGTCCAGGCAGATCTTGCCGTCTCGCGGCACCAGGTATGCCTGCTTCTTGGCCGGATTAAGGCTGATGCCGATGGCGGCGATGTTCGTCACTGCGTTGATGACGGACTGCCGGTTACTCTGCGCGATGCCCATCGCATAGTCGTTCGCCGTCAGGATCTGGATGGCGAAGCCGGCCTCGCGCTCAAAGTTCAGTGAGCGGTCGGTGAGTGCTGCGGAGAAGCTCTCCCGCGCTTCCTGAATGGTTCCAGTGACAATCTGCAGTGCGTTCATGCTGCCACCTCGACGTCAGCCCAGACATGGCGGTTCATCCAGTTCAGGGCGGTTTCTTGATCGACCATGTAGTGCGCAGCGATGACGAACACGATCTCGCTGGCTTCCGGGCCGTTCAGTTCGAATTGCACGCGCTCGCGGCGGATGCGCTCGTCTTCAGCCGCATCCTTTTCCGCCTGGATGCGCTCGGCCTCGGCGCGCGCGGCGGCTTCATCGGCCTCACGCTTGGCGCGGGCTTCTGCCTCGGCGGCTTCGCGTGCTTCTCGCTCCTTGCGCTCCTGCTCGGCCCGAGCGGCGTTGATCTCGTCCTGCTGGCGCTGGAGTTCGGCGCGCTGCTCAGCAAGGCGGGCCTCTTCGGCCTCACGGGCTTCGCGGGCGATGCGATCGGCCTCGGCTTGCTTGGCGCGCTGCTCGGCGAGCTCGCGCTCCTGCTGTTCGCGCTCGGCCTTGAGGCGTGCGTCTTGGGCGGAGCGCTCGGCGGCGAGGCGCTCTTCCTCCTCGCGCTGGCGGCGATCCAGTTCCGCGCGCTCGGCAGCCAGGCGCTGCGCCTCTTCCGCAGCGGCGACGGCGGCGCGGTGCATGGCGCTCAGCTTCTCGACGACGCCGTCGCGGGCAAGTTCGGCCTCGCCCTTGAACTCGGCGAAGGCATCGTCAATGACAGCCGCCTCGACGGCGCGCAGCTTTGCCGCGATCTGTTCGACGTCCAGGCCGACGCAATCGACCGGAAGTTGCTGCAGCTTCGCGATGCGCGCGCGGATGCCGGCAACGCGCTCACGTTCGGCGGCTTCCTTGGCTGCCTTCTCGCTGGCCTTGCGCTGCTCCTCGCCTTTGATGGCGTCGTCGAAGCGCTTTTCATACGGCGCGACCTCGGCGTTGATCTCCTTGGCCTTGCTGTCGATCAGCCGGCCAATCTCCAGAATGGGCGCCTTGCGCTCGGTGCGCGCGGCCTCAATGGCAAGGCGGAACTCATCACGGAACACCGCGCGATGCTTCTTGGCGACTTCCATGCCGGCGGTCGTGGTGATGTCGAACTCGGCGCTGTCGGCGGCAGCCTTCGCTGCGCTCAGCTTGTCGTAGAACGGCTGGTACACCGCTGCGACGTATGTCGCCGGGTCGATGGTGATGATCTGGGTCGGGGCGGCTTGCGGCGCGGCGACGATTGCGGTATTGGTCATCTTCTCCTCACAGGGCACATGTCTAAGGGCTTGCTAAACCGTATGCACGAAGATTAGCACGCAGATAACACATGTGCAAGAACGTGAGTTTAGAAATTTCTGCCCGCTTCGTAGAATTCGCCAAAACAGGAGGGGAAGATGCGATCAATAACGGGTTGGGTCATTGCCGCGGCGTTCTTGCCGGCCGTGGCGTCAGCGCAGGTCATCCAGACCGGGCCGGGGCCGGGCGGCAACATTCGGATCACCACGCCGTGGGGCGACTATCTGGCGATCAAGCAGGCGGGAACGCTCTTCGTGGTGCCGGAGGAGCAGTACACGCGCGGACTTATCAAGGACTACGCCGCCAGCGCGGGCCATGAAGAGGTGGCGCTGGCCGGCATCGGGAAGACCTACATCAGCAAGAACGACGTGCAGGTCCAGGTGGGCGGCACGAAGCTGCGCCAGGTGTCGGCGTCAATCGTTGTCGGCGTGCCAGCGGATCGAAAGCTCGGCCGGCCGGCAAAGCCCAAGGATTCCGAGTACGTTCAGATCGTCTGGCTGCAGCAGGGCGCGGGGAAGATCTCGGCCAGCCTTTCGGTCGACGGCAAAGCCATCAAGCCGAACACCTGCGGCGCTGACATGGGCTTCTATCACTGCGAGTTCACGGTCTCGCATAGCCTGATACCGCGGCCGGCGGAGATCATTTTTGCCGAGCGCGGCAAGGCGCCGGGGCTGTGGCAGGTCGAATCGCTCAGTCGCGCGCACTATGTCGAACTGCAGCGGAAGTACGCGGAGAGCAAAATGCCGATCAGCCGGGACGATGCTGCGGATCTGGCTGCGGTGCGGCGGATTGATCCGGGGATTCCGCAGGGACTCGCTCAGTAGTTGGAGGAGACGCCCGAATCGGCGGCCCTTCCGTCTGCTACTCTGCGTCATTGCTTAGGAGATAACATGGAAGCCAACGAACCTTGCCATCTCTGCGCCGCTATCAAGGCGAATCCGGGCCGGGACTACGATCACAACTTCACAGGGCTAGTGGGGCGCAGGAATCCCATTGGGTCGTTGATGCAGCCGCTCTTTTGCGAGGAATGCGGCACAGAATGGCGGCGCATCGAGAACACGGGCACTGGATCGGTTCGCTGGGAGCCGCTGACCTAGCGTTGCATTACGCCGCCTCCCGCGCCAACTTCAGACGCCCAATCTGCGTCCCATTCCAAGCCCGCAGCGCCCGGCCTGGCGTGAGGAAGAACCGGCCGCCTGAGCAACAGGCCAGCCGAAACCACCGGCCATCCTTCGAGATCGAGCAGGGCGCCTCCTGCTTGATCTCTAGCCTTGGCTGGCTGCCGCATCTGGCGCAGGGGATTATTGCGCGGGTCATGGCGAGTTCATTTCCGTGCGACCGCCAAGGATAAGGCGTTCTTGGGTCATGCTAGGATTCTCCGAGTCAGAAAACTTGGAACGGACATGGATACGAACGAACAAATTGCACTGCTGGCACACACGGTCTCGCAGCAGGGTGGACAGCTTGATGCGATGTATGCCGCGCTGACAGGAATCCTCATGGCGGCGAAGGAGTATCCTGCGGTTGCCGAATTTGTCGGTAAGAGGCTCGAACAGCATTACTCCGGTCACTTGGCGAATTCACAAAACGAGAGCTTCATGCACGCCTTTGAGCTCTCGCGAGATTTGCTCACGACCGCCTCTAAGTAACCAGCGGCCCGTCTGTCACTACGCCGACTAGCGCGCTATCCAGCAGATAGCCATAGGTGCGCATCTGCTGGGCCAGCTCGCGGCGCTCCGCTGGCCCATGCGTTTTCCACATGCAGCAGTCGACGGCCTCTTCGTAGTCGTCGTTCGCATTGCCGCAGCGCGGGCAGCGCACCTCGCCGGTTTCTAGCAGCATGCCGCCGCAGCCGACTTCCTCGTCCTCTTCTGGACAGCACTCGGCCGCGTCGTCTTCATCGTCGTGCTCTTCGTAGCATTCCGTGCAGCGCCACCGGACGATCTCCTCGGGGCGCCGGCGCGTGCGCTTCTTTTCGGGCTCGGCGACCGGGGCAAGCACGGTTATTGGGGTCTCATCGACTGGGCGGGGTAGGCGGATGGTCAGCATGGCGACTCCTCACCGCCGCGATACGCCGCACGGAACGCGTCCTGATCGCACTGCGACACCCAGGCGCTGTCGCCTTCACCGAATTTGTACGTGGCGTGATGCTGGCCGCCGGGAAAGGTGAAGTAGGCCAGGTCGTGACCTTGCTTGGCGTCCAGGTGGTGGCCGTAGACGTTGACATGAGTCACCGTGCTGCCCGGGAACTTGGTTTCCACGAGCTCGATCAGCGCCGACTGGGCCACTTTGCGCGATCGCTTCTCGGCGAGCTCCATTGCCGCGCATGAGTGGCTGCAGTACACAATCTGGCCAACTGCCACGGCGCCAATTTCCGATGCGTCGAAGTGCGGATCCGGCTCGGCGTCATCCATGTCTTCGTCTACGCGGCAGCCGCAGTGCCCGCACTCGTACCACCAGCCTTGCTCGATGAGCGCAAGTGGCGGGACCGGGCCAGGCGCGTACTGATCCAACGCCGGCTTGCGACGGCAATGGTCGACGTCTTCCCATTCGCAGCCGATCTCGCCCGCACCCTCGCGGCGCGCTGTGGCCGAATTCGTGGCGAACACGATAGTCCAGTTGTCGCCGCCGTCATAGACCTCGTATGCCTTGATGGGTTTCATGCTGGGCTCCCAGTCGCTTCCGTCTCAAACATGTCGATGGTGTGGGTGTCGCGCACCGGCTCCGTTCCCGGCAGCAGATCCTTCAGGCGCGTCTCGCCGTCGCCGCCGTAGGGCAGGCACATCGGGTCCCAGCCTTCCGGCAGGCGGTCGAGCGCCTTGAGCTCGCCGTGCACATCGATGTCCGGGTCGGTGTCGCGCACGATGTCGCGCATCTCGCTGACGGCCACCGAATGGGCGTCCATCAGGCTCTCCGCCATCACCACAGCGATGACGCTCACTTCTACGGTGAAAAGTTTCATGCTGCGGCTCCGGGGAATCCGTCGTGCTGTACGCCGTCGAGCAGCCTGCCGGCGGCCTTCTTGCCGACATGGTCCATAGCTGCGATCGGGTAGGGCTGATCTTCGCTGTAGGGGACGAATGTGTAGCCCCGCTGCGAAGCCTCGACCTCGGCCATCGTGCGGTCGTTCGGCGCGTGCTCTCCCCATTGCTTGAAAAGGAACGGCACGCCGGCACCCTCGCACTGATCCCGCAGCCTAATCGCCCAGTCCGGATGCATAGGGCGAGCGGCCGGGCCGGATTCTCCCCCAACAATCACCCAGTCAATGGTCGCGGGAGCCTGGTGGAACCTGTCGTCGTCGTGCGATGAAAGGGCATTGAACTTGTACCCTTCGTAGTCCCACGGTCGGCGCAGTTGATCATGCTCCGCAGGCACGGCCACATTGCGCAGGTCCACCGGCCCGAGAAGCGGCTCCATAGACAGAAAGCGCACTGCGGCCGGGGTCGTCAGCAGCTTCGGAATGTCCCGGTCGGCCTCGGCTTGGTTGACGATCGTTGCGCCGATCCAGACGTTCGACAGGTAGTTGTCGCGCCAGCCTTCGCGGCCGACGGTGAGCGCGCGCATTGCCTGCTCGAGCATGGGCCCCGCATTTCCTATTCGCTTCGTCAGCAGCAGCCAGTCCAAGTTCGGCGTGGCCATGATGAGGCGCAGGAGGTCATAGCGCCATTGCACGCTGACCGCGTTGTCAAAGACATCCGCCAGCGAGGCGCAGAACACGCGCTGCCGGCGGCCATGCTCGGCGAA
This window harbors:
- a CDS encoding lambda exonuclease family protein produces the protein MILINCVQGSPEWLSARAGVITASKFRDAVDCLKSGAPSAKSTLYAAQVAIERISEEPCEEGFNSWQMKRGQELEPAARMAYEARTGNLASESGVVLTDDRLFGYSTDGLIEDDGLIEIKSLVSAIGVLEMWRTGDLSDYIHQIQGGMWLTGRKWCDFIMYAPQLKNVGKELYYRRVMRDDAFIEKMEPQLMAFAARVQENEHVLRQQAA
- a CDS encoding recombinase RecT, whose protein sequence is MNALQIVTGTIQEARESFSAALTDRSLNFEREAGFAIQILTANDYAMGIAQSNRQSVINAVTNIAAIGISLNPAKKQAYLVPRDGKICLDISYMGLLDLAISSGSLRWGQAELVHESDAFSLNGFDQPPTHNRNPFAKDRGPVVGVYVVVKTADGDYLTTTMSIDEVNAIRDRSESWKRGQKGPWKSDPGEMTKKTVIKRAYKLWPKTDRLEQAIHHLNTDGGEGLSFDNSPAVKAEDWNDVTPMIAEALATKTDADALAYWKANNGRLSKQPQDHARLKKVVQDHRTALRAAAAAAEEARTVEAQPATKTQAEPTPVDNEFVAAMDAAGSEQ
- a CDS encoding phage Gp37/Gp68 family protein, yielding MSENSKIEWTDHTFNPWEGCQKVGPGCDHCYAETRNARFAGGTAVNWGGPGAPRRRTSAANWRKPLAWNAQHEKFFAEHGRRQRVFCASLADVFDNAVSVQWRYDLLRLIMATPNLDWLLLTKRIGNAGPMLEQAMRALTVGREGWRDNYLSNVWIGATIVNQAEADRDIPKLLTTPAAVRFLSMEPLLGPVDLRNVAVPAEHDQLRRPWDYEGYKFNALSSHDDDRFHQAPATIDWVIVGGESGPAARPMHPDWAIRLRDQCEGAGVPFLFKQWGEHAPNDRTMAEVEASQRGYTFVPYSEDQPYPIAAMDHVGKKAAGRLLDGVQHDGFPGAAA